One segment of Panicum virgatum strain AP13 chromosome 1K, P.virgatum_v5, whole genome shotgun sequence DNA contains the following:
- the LOC120700934 gene encoding uncharacterized protein LOC120700934 — MTPVALDQIERKRQRERERYAGMSAEQKEEKNKKRREARLMKKNIQAQCNENKYPGVQDEILATGVETDVSPSTTNETADWLHRNDSYAQEFSRSIDVPEGYQGTHTTLGDITVNTTSANHILDVYQGTIDNMGEDDSIPSKDPSTGETHRVCPKERRCERARAQRDTMTAEKRKLINKRRRDVYHAKKANRPQLSAEQKKANVKGLKREYKRGLKEFKANNLHPDSIAMANPQFVPKLIIPTPIELLTSVSELVIPKFSGSPVYIPPIVEQTLDDQGMESGVGHCLPRRCVVAVERNALRNQRNKEFHATIGKNRSFTYDTDKCGDQLSTESCEEEQHGHQDHMERVKTQEHEEIDIGGSAPKASSWMASQSQPICTNRDGLGGARLQNDPELQTQYPMVEDDGDENVIFEEDDEEDEGYLFAGQDGESDDDGDLTSCGDDADVSDVIDPFGKVFENVPSETHKLEPVANCEHCNAKKFQFEPPGFCCRSGKIHLPTPDTPPELMRLWSSSDADARHFRSNIRFFNGHFSFTSLYCHLDRMTTNMRNGGVYTFRAHGQMYHNVRSFGKEEGIEPKHIELYFYDDDPSLEHRYRRCREECLIKDKEVIERLVGILQGNPYSEHLRSMGHVENVEDYHVALNLDQQLDQRTYNVPLTSEVAAVWIEGSELLGQFKHSVLLQGKDRSVHGIRSYHACYDALSYPLFFPRGELGWHSCIPKVGVTVQEAKAARANRKARAESDGGDGEGIVRGL; from the exons GTGTAGAAACAGATGTAAGTCCATCGACGACTAATGAAACTGCTGATTGGCTTCATCGCAATGACTCCTATGCCCAAGAATTCAGCCGGTCGATAGATGTGCCAG AAGGGTATCAGGGCACGCATACCACACTTGGAGACATTACAGTCAATACTACCAGCGCAAATCATATTTTAG ATGTCTACCAGGGTACTATTGATAATATGGGCGAAGATGATAGCATTCCCAGCAAGGACCCCAGTACAG GTGAAACTCATCGAGTTTGTCCTAAGGAACGCCGATGTGAGAGGGCTAGAGCCCAGAGGGACACAATGACTGCCGAGAAGAGGAAACTAATTAATAAGCGTCGTCGAGACGTGTACCATGCCAAAAAAGCGAATAGGCCCCAGTTGTCTGCAGAACAGAAGAAGGCTAATGTTAAGGGGTTGAAAAGAGAATATAAACGTGGACTGAAAGAATTCAAAGCCAACAACTTACACCCCGATTCTATAGCTATGGCAAACCCTCAATTTGTGCCCAAACTTATAATTCCAACCCCCATAGAACTTTTGACCAGTGTGAGTGAATTGGTTATTCCGAAATTCAGCGGATCACCTGTTTACATCCCACCGATAGTTGAACAGACACTAGACGATCAGGGCATGGAGTCTGGGGTTGGACACTGTCTACCTAGGCGTTGTGTGGTTGCCGTTGAGAGAAATGCACTCCGAAATCAAAGAAATAAGGAGTTCCATGCAACCATTGGCAAAAATCGCAGTTTTACGTATGATACGGACAAGTGTGGCGATCAGCTGTCAACAGAATCCTGTGAGG AAGAACAACACGGCCACCAGGATCATATGGAGCGAGTTAAGACTCAAGAGCATGAAGAAATCGATATtg GTGGATCTGCTCCTAAGGCCAGTAGCTGGATGGCATCACAGTCACAGCCAATCTGCACCAATCGTGATG GTTTAGGTGGCGCCCGACTGCAAAATGACCCTGAGTTGCAGACACAATATCCTATGGTCGAGGATG ATGGGGATGAGAATGTTATTTTCGAggaggatgatgaagaagatgagggtTACCTTTTTGCCGGACAAG ATGGTGAATCCGACGATGATGGCGATCTTACTTCATGTGGAGATGATGCCGATGTGTCGGATGTAATTGATCCCTTCGGCAAAGTGTTTGAAAATGTACCAtctgagacgcataagcttgaGCCAGTTGCTAATTGTGAACACTGCAATGCAAAGAAATTTCAGTTCGAGCCCCCTGGATTTTGTTGCCGCAGTGGGAAGATACATCTACCAACCCCTGACACACCACCTGAACTCATGAGGCTTTGGTCAAGCTCAGATGCTGATGCTAGACACTTCCGCTCAAATATTAGATTCTTTAATGGTCATTTCTCATTCACATCCCTGTATTGCCACCTAGATCGTATGACAACCAACATGCGAAATGGGGGAGTTTATACATTTCGTGCACATGGACAGATGTACCATAATGTTCGGTCATTTGGTAAGGAAGAAGGCATTGAACCTAAACACATTGAATTGTACTTCTATGATGATGATCCTTCTCTTGAGCACCGATACCGTAGGTGTCGTGAAGAATGCTTGATAAAGGATAAGGAGGTTATAGAAAGATTAGTTGGGATACTACAAGGCAACCCATACTCCGAACATCTGAGGTCTATGGGTCACGTTGAAAATGTAGAGGACTACCATGTTGCATTGAATCTTGACCAACAGTTAGATCAAAGAACATATAATGTGCCTCTCACATCGGAGGTTGCTGCTGTTTGGATTGAGGGTAGTGAACTCCTAGGCCAGTTCAAACATAGTGTTCTCCTGCAAGGGAAGGATAGGTCTGTGCATGGGATTCGTTCATACCACGCATGTTATGATGCATTATCATATCCACTTTTCTTTCCCAGAGGGGAGCTCGGTTGGCATAGTTGCATTCCGAAGGTTGGTGTGACTGTGCAAGAGGCCAAGGCTGCCCGTGCAAACCGAAAGGCTCGCGCTGAAAGTGATGGCGGTGATGGTGAAGGTATAGTTCGGGGattataa